A portion of the Mycobacterium paraseoulense genome contains these proteins:
- a CDS encoding ABC transporter permease, giving the protein MIRFLARRLLNYVVLLALASFLTFCLTSVAFRPLDSLLQRSPRPPQSVIDAKAHALNLDKPIPIRYAQWAAHAIRGDFGKTITGQPVGATLWRRVGVTLRLLVVGSLAGTVLGIAAGARGAIRQYRLSDRLVTMMALLVLSTPTFVIASLLILGALRVNWAFSVHLFDYTGETSPGVAGGAWHHLVDRLRHLILPTLTLTLAAAAGYSRYQRNAMLDVLGQDFIRTARAKGLTRRRALVKHGLRTALIPLATLFAYGVAGLVTGAVFVEKIFGWHGMGEWLVQGIATQDTYIIAAITLFSGTVVLLAGLLSDVFYAALDPRVRVS; this is encoded by the coding sequence ATGATTCGCTTCTTGGCGCGCCGGCTGCTCAACTACGTCGTGCTGCTGGCGCTGGCATCGTTTCTGACCTTCTGCCTCACATCGGTCGCCTTCCGGCCCCTGGACAGCCTGTTGCAGCGCAGTCCGCGCCCGCCGCAGTCGGTCATCGACGCCAAGGCGCACGCGCTCAACCTGGACAAGCCGATACCGATCCGCTACGCGCAGTGGGCCGCCCACGCCATTCGCGGCGACTTCGGCAAGACCATCACCGGCCAGCCCGTCGGCGCCACGCTGTGGCGGCGCGTCGGAGTCACCCTGCGGCTCCTGGTCGTCGGGTCGCTGGCGGGCACCGTCCTGGGCATCGCGGCCGGGGCCCGGGGAGCCATCCGCCAATACCGACTCAGCGACCGCCTCGTCACGATGATGGCGCTGCTGGTCCTGAGCACCCCGACGTTCGTCATCGCCAGCCTCTTGATCCTCGGCGCACTCCGGGTGAACTGGGCTTTCAGCGTGCACCTTTTCGACTACACCGGGGAAACGTCGCCGGGTGTGGCTGGTGGGGCCTGGCACCACCTGGTGGACCGGTTGCGCCATCTGATCCTGCCCACGCTCACCCTGACCCTGGCGGCCGCCGCCGGATACAGCCGTTATCAGCGCAACGCGATGCTCGACGTCCTGGGGCAGGACTTCATCCGAACGGCCCGCGCCAAAGGGCTCACCCGCCGCCGCGCGCTGGTGAAGCACGGGCTGCGCACGGCGCTGATACCCCTGGCCACCCTGTTCGCCTACGGTGTCGCCGGGCTGGTCACCGGCGCGGTGTTCGTGGAGAAGATCTTCGGCTGGCACGGCATGGGTGAATGGCTGGTGCAGGGCATCGCGACGCAGGACACCTACATCATCGCCGCGATCACGCTGTTTTCCGGCACCGTCGTGCTCCTGGCCGGCCTGCTCTCCGACGTCTTCTACGCCGCCCTCGACCCGAGAGTTCGGGTCTCATGA
- a CDS encoding VOC family protein, which yields MGFTSSSIAHVRLTVTDIERSRQFYESVFGWPVLLEVPDNADDATRKQLSFLFGGVIYDLGGTLLGLRPVATDRFHEDRAGLDHIAFRVGSKDELDSAAAHLDELGVTHEPVKDIGPSYILQFRDPDNIALELTAPK from the coding sequence ATGGGTTTCACCAGCAGTTCCATCGCGCACGTCCGCCTCACTGTCACCGATATCGAGCGATCCCGGCAGTTCTACGAGAGCGTGTTCGGTTGGCCCGTCCTGCTGGAAGTGCCCGACAACGCCGACGACGCCACCCGCAAACAGCTGAGCTTCTTGTTCGGCGGCGTCATCTACGACCTCGGCGGCACCCTGCTCGGGCTGCGGCCCGTAGCGACGGACCGTTTCCACGAAGACCGCGCGGGGCTCGACCACATCGCGTTCCGGGTCGGCAGCAAGGACGAATTGGATTCCGCGGCAGCGCACCTGGACGAACTGGGCGTCACCCATGAGCCGGTGAAAGACATCGGACCGTCCTACATCCTGCAGTTCCGCGATCCCGACAACATCGCCCTGGAGCTCACCGCGCCGAAATAG
- a CDS encoding beta-class carbonic anhydrase yields MTVTDDFLGNNARYASTFHGPLPMPPGKHVAVVACMDARLDVYRALGLNEGEAHVIRNAGGVVTDDVIRSLAISQRLLGTTEIILIHHTDCGMLTFTDDEFKRAIQEETGVKPPWAPESFPDVAEDVRQSLRRIDASPFVTKHGSARGFVFDVATGKLEEVKV; encoded by the coding sequence GTGACGGTTACCGATGACTTCCTGGGCAACAACGCCCGGTATGCGAGCACCTTCCACGGGCCGCTGCCGATGCCGCCGGGCAAACACGTCGCGGTCGTGGCGTGCATGGATGCCCGGCTCGACGTCTACCGCGCCCTGGGTCTCAACGAGGGCGAGGCGCACGTCATCCGCAACGCCGGCGGGGTCGTGACCGACGACGTCATCCGCTCGCTGGCGATCAGCCAGCGGTTGCTGGGAACCACGGAGATCATCCTGATCCACCACACCGACTGCGGCATGCTCACCTTCACCGACGACGAATTCAAGCGCGCCATTCAAGAGGAGACCGGCGTCAAGCCGCCGTGGGCCCCCGAATCGTTCCCGGACGTTGCCGAGGATGTCCGGCAGTCGTTGCGCCGCATCGACGCCAGCCCGTTCGTGACCAAGCACGGATCCGCGCGCGGATTCGTCTTCGACGTCGCGACGGGCAAGCTGGAGGAAGTCAAGGTCTAG
- the cysD gene encoding sulfate adenylyltransferase subunit CysD yields the protein MANMPNMVSSTKISKEVMTSDLKAAPAAGQYELSHLRSLEAEAIHIIREVAAEFERPVLLFSGGKDSIVMLHLALRAFRPGRLPFPVMHVDTGHNFDEVIATRDELVAEHGVRLVVASVQEDIDAGRVVEPPQGRNSIQTVTLLRAIRENKFDAAFGGARRDEEKARAKERVFSFRDEFGQWDPKAQRPELWNLYNGRHHKGEHIRAFPLSNWTEFDIWSYIGAENIALPSIYYAHRRKVFRRDGMLLAVDRHMQPRDDEPVFEATVRFRTVGDVTCTGCVESEAVTVEEVIAETAVSRLTERGATRADDRISEAGMEDRKRQGYF from the coding sequence ATGGCAAATATGCCAAATATGGTCAGTTCAACCAAGATCAGCAAGGAAGTTATGACCAGCGATCTGAAGGCGGCTCCAGCCGCCGGCCAGTACGAGCTGAGCCACCTGCGCTCGCTGGAGGCCGAAGCGATCCACATCATCCGGGAGGTGGCCGCCGAATTCGAGCGGCCCGTTCTGCTGTTCTCCGGCGGCAAGGACTCCATCGTCATGCTGCACCTGGCGCTGCGGGCGTTCCGGCCCGGTCGGTTGCCGTTCCCGGTGATGCACGTCGACACCGGCCACAACTTCGACGAGGTGATCGCCACCCGCGATGAGCTGGTCGCCGAGCATGGGGTGCGCCTGGTGGTCGCCTCGGTTCAGGAGGACATCGACGCAGGCCGCGTCGTCGAGCCACCGCAGGGACGCAACTCGATCCAGACCGTGACGCTGCTCCGCGCCATCCGGGAGAACAAGTTCGACGCGGCGTTCGGCGGAGCGCGCCGCGACGAGGAGAAGGCCCGCGCCAAGGAGCGGGTGTTCAGCTTCCGCGACGAGTTCGGCCAGTGGGACCCGAAGGCGCAACGGCCCGAGCTGTGGAACCTGTACAACGGCCGGCACCACAAGGGCGAGCACATCCGGGCCTTCCCGCTGTCGAACTGGACCGAGTTCGACATCTGGTCCTACATCGGCGCGGAGAACATTGCGTTGCCCTCGATCTATTACGCCCACCGGCGCAAGGTGTTTCGCCGCGACGGCATGCTGCTGGCGGTCGACCGGCACATGCAACCGCGCGACGACGAGCCGGTGTTCGAGGCGACGGTGCGTTTCCGCACCGTCGGGGACGTCACCTGCACCGGATGCGTGGAATCGGAGGCCGTCACGGTCGAGGAGGTGATCGCCGAGACCGCGGTGTCGCGGTTGACCGAACGGGGCGCCACCAGGGCCGACGACCGAATCTCGGAAGCCGGCATGGAAGACCGCAAACGGCAGGGGTATTTCTGA
- the cysC gene encoding adenylyl-sulfate kinase, whose amino-acid sequence MATPTTLLRLATAGSVDDGKSTLIGRLLYDSKAVMEDQWAAVEQTSKERGHDYTDLALVTDGLRAEREQGITIDVAYRYFATPKRKFIIADTPGHIQYTRNMVTGASTAQLVIVLVDARHGLLEQSRRHAFLASLLGIQHIVLAVNKMDLIGWDREKFEAIRDEFHAFAARLDVHDVATIPISALHGDNVVTKSDQTPWYEGPALLSHLEEVYIAGDRNLVDVRFPVQYVIRPHTREHQDHRSYAGTVASGVMRPGDEVVVLPIGKTTTITAIGGPNGPVQEAFPPMAVSISLADQIDISRGDLIARTNNQPRVAQEFDATVCWMADDATLETGREYVIKHTTRTTRVRVTGLDYRLDVNTLHRDKAATALQLNELGRISLRTQVPLLLDEYTRNASTGSFILIDPHTNGTVAAGMVLRDVSAQAASPNTVRHKSSTVAEARPRGRTVWFTGLSGSGKSSVAMLVEQMLLEKGTPAYVLDGDNLRHGLNADLGFSMADRAENLRRLAHVATLLADCGNVVLVPAISPLTEQREMARNVHAAAGFDFVEVFCDTSIEECEQRDPKGLYAKARAGEIAHFTGINSPYQPPANPDLRLTSDRTVEEQAQSIVDLLESRG is encoded by the coding sequence ATGGCCACACCCACCACGCTGCTTCGCCTCGCGACCGCGGGCTCGGTCGACGACGGCAAGTCCACGCTGATCGGGCGCCTGCTCTACGACTCCAAGGCCGTCATGGAGGACCAGTGGGCCGCGGTGGAGCAGACGTCCAAAGAGCGCGGCCACGACTACACCGACCTGGCGCTGGTGACCGACGGCTTGCGTGCCGAACGCGAACAGGGCATCACGATCGACGTCGCCTACCGCTATTTCGCCACCCCCAAGCGGAAATTCATCATCGCCGACACGCCGGGTCACATCCAATACACCCGCAACATGGTGACCGGCGCGTCGACCGCCCAGCTCGTGATCGTGCTCGTCGATGCCCGGCACGGCTTGCTGGAGCAGTCGCGCCGGCACGCCTTCCTGGCGTCGTTGCTGGGCATCCAGCATATCGTGCTCGCCGTCAACAAGATGGACCTGATCGGTTGGGACAGAGAGAAATTCGAGGCAATCCGCGACGAATTCCACGCCTTCGCCGCGCGGTTGGATGTGCACGACGTGGCGACTATCCCGATTTCGGCCTTGCACGGCGACAACGTGGTGACCAAGTCGGACCAGACGCCGTGGTACGAGGGCCCCGCGCTGTTGTCGCATCTGGAGGAGGTCTACATCGCCGGGGACCGGAACTTGGTCGACGTGCGGTTCCCGGTGCAGTACGTCATCCGGCCACACACCCGCGAGCATCAAGACCACCGCAGCTATGCCGGCACCGTGGCCAGCGGTGTGATGCGGCCGGGCGACGAAGTCGTCGTACTGCCGATCGGCAAGACCACCACGATCACCGCGATCGGCGGCCCGAACGGCCCAGTCCAAGAAGCGTTTCCGCCGATGGCCGTCTCGATCAGCCTTGCCGACCAGATCGATATCTCGCGCGGTGATCTCATCGCGCGCACCAACAATCAGCCCCGGGTGGCCCAGGAATTCGACGCGACCGTGTGCTGGATGGCCGACGACGCGACGCTGGAGACCGGCCGCGAGTACGTCATCAAGCACACCACCCGCACCACGCGCGTGCGGGTGACCGGGCTGGACTACCGACTCGACGTCAACACCCTACATCGGGACAAGGCCGCAACGGCGTTGCAGCTCAACGAACTTGGCCGAATATCGCTGCGCACTCAGGTTCCGCTTCTGCTCGACGAGTACACCCGCAACGCCAGCACCGGCTCGTTCATCCTGATCGACCCGCACACCAACGGCACCGTTGCTGCGGGCATGGTGCTGCGTGACGTGTCGGCGCAGGCGGCAAGCCCGAACACCGTGCGGCACAAGTCGTCAACCGTGGCCGAGGCCCGGCCGCGGGGGCGGACCGTATGGTTCACCGGCCTATCCGGTTCGGGCAAATCGTCGGTGGCCATGCTGGTCGAGCAGATGTTGCTCGAAAAGGGCACTCCCGCTTATGTTCTCGACGGCGACAACCTGCGCCACGGTCTGAACGCCGACTTGGGCTTCAGCATGGCCGACCGGGCCGAGAACCTGCGCCGACTGGCGCATGTGGCGACGTTGCTCGCCGATTGCGGCAACGTCGTGCTGGTGCCGGCCATCAGCCCGCTGACCGAGCAACGCGAAATGGCTCGTAATGTGCACGCGGCAGCGGGGTTCGACTTCGTCGAGGTGTTCTGTGACACCTCCATCGAGGAATGCGAGCAGCGTGACCCGAAGGGGCTGTACGCGAAGGCGCGCGCCGGCGAGATCGCACACTTCACCGGCATCAACAGCCCTTATCAACCGCCGGCCAACCCCGACCTGCGGCTGACGTCCGACCGCACCGTCGAGGAGCAGGCGCAAAGCATCGTCGATCTGCTCGAATCGCGCGGTTAG
- a CDS encoding LLM class flavin-dependent oxidoreductase has product MTLPVMEPDLDAGILENWARAIDDGPFSSLCWGERIAFDNPDNLTLLGALAAWTRRVRLLTTVIVPQLHDPVMLAKALATGDMLCGGRLSVGIGVGGRHEDYHAVGADPATQTMRDMAERVAVMKRVWAGEKLTESVLPVGPAPVQPGGPPLFVGSIGPKTIRSAASWAAGLAGTTLDLDVAKQNELFDVARDAWARAGKGKPHLVTSFWFAFGPPEQARAQVHRHLRRYMNWIPGEYVDAMAPTTGWAGTEDELLAVLRTFEDIGTDEVQLIPTSSDVDQLSRAADVAGRL; this is encoded by the coding sequence ATGACGCTGCCGGTCATGGAACCGGACTTGGACGCGGGAATCTTGGAGAACTGGGCGCGCGCGATTGACGACGGCCCGTTCTCGTCGCTGTGCTGGGGTGAGCGCATCGCCTTCGACAACCCGGACAACCTCACCCTGCTGGGGGCGCTGGCCGCCTGGACGCGTCGGGTGCGGCTGCTGACGACCGTGATCGTGCCGCAGCTGCACGACCCCGTCATGCTGGCCAAGGCACTCGCGACCGGCGACATGCTCTGTGGCGGGCGGCTGAGCGTGGGCATCGGCGTGGGCGGCAGGCATGAGGACTACCACGCCGTCGGCGCCGACCCGGCGACGCAGACCATGCGCGACATGGCCGAGCGCGTGGCCGTGATGAAGCGGGTGTGGGCCGGGGAAAAGCTCACCGAATCGGTCTTGCCGGTCGGTCCGGCGCCAGTGCAGCCCGGTGGGCCGCCGCTGTTCGTGGGCAGCATCGGCCCGAAGACCATCCGCAGCGCCGCTTCCTGGGCCGCAGGACTGGCCGGGACGACCCTGGATCTGGACGTCGCCAAGCAGAACGAGCTGTTCGACGTCGCGCGCGACGCATGGGCGCGGGCCGGCAAGGGCAAACCCCACCTGGTGACGTCGTTCTGGTTCGCGTTCGGCCCGCCCGAACAGGCCCGGGCGCAGGTACATCGTCACCTACGGCGCTATATGAACTGGATACCGGGGGAGTACGTCGACGCCATGGCGCCGACGACCGGGTGGGCCGGCACCGAGGACGAGCTGCTGGCGGTGCTGCGCACGTTCGAGGACATCGGCACCGACGAGGTGCAGCTCATCCCGACGAGCTCGGACGTCGACCAGCTCAGCCGCGCGGCGGACGTGGCGGGCCGGCTCTAG
- a CDS encoding Rrf2 family transcriptional regulator, with product MRMSAKAEYAVRAMVQLATVPHGTLVKTDDLAQAQGIPPQFLVDILTNLRTDRLVRSHRGREGGYELARPGDEISIADVLRCIDGPLASVRDIGLGDLPYSGPTAALTDVWRALRASMRSVLEETTLADVAANALPRHVVQFAEDYRTQESVRHGTPRAGE from the coding sequence GTGCGCATGTCGGCGAAGGCGGAGTACGCGGTGCGGGCCATGGTCCAGCTCGCCACGGTCCCCCATGGGACGTTGGTGAAAACCGACGACTTGGCCCAAGCGCAGGGCATACCGCCGCAGTTCCTGGTCGACATCCTGACCAACCTGCGCACCGACCGCCTGGTGAGAAGCCATCGCGGCCGGGAGGGTGGCTACGAACTGGCCCGTCCCGGCGACGAGATCAGCATCGCCGACGTGCTGCGCTGCATCGACGGACCATTGGCCAGCGTCCGCGACATCGGTCTCGGGGACCTGCCCTACTCCGGGCCGACCGCGGCGCTCACCGACGTCTGGCGGGCGCTGCGTGCCAGCATGCGGTCGGTGCTGGAGGAAACCACCCTGGCCGACGTCGCCGCCAACGCGCTGCCCAGGCATGTCGTGCAATTCGCCGAGGACTATCGGACGCAGGAGAGCGTGCGGCACGGCACACCGCGCGCCGGCGAATAG
- a CDS encoding PaaI family thioesterase, with product MTTPSKAPSGRDVISQFLPQSPFVAKLGIVADRLDGHEVRLRLPWDPSNVTIGDMVHGGAIATLADVTVMAAAWCGSEAPPELRGVTVSMALDFMAPARATDVIGVGRVLRRGRSLVNCEAEVVDAHGRLVAKALATYKVG from the coding sequence ATGACTACACCTTCCAAAGCTCCCAGCGGCCGCGACGTCATCTCGCAGTTCCTCCCCCAATCGCCGTTCGTTGCGAAGCTGGGCATTGTTGCCGACCGGCTCGATGGCCACGAGGTCAGGCTGCGGCTGCCGTGGGATCCCTCCAACGTGACGATCGGTGACATGGTGCACGGGGGCGCCATCGCCACACTCGCCGACGTCACCGTCATGGCGGCGGCCTGGTGCGGCTCGGAGGCGCCCCCGGAGCTGCGGGGCGTAACCGTCTCGATGGCGTTGGACTTCATGGCGCCGGCCCGCGCCACCGACGTGATCGGCGTAGGCCGGGTGCTGCGGCGCGGCCGGTCGCTGGTGAACTGCGAGGCGGAGGTCGTCGACGCGCACGGCAGGCTCGTCGCGAAGGCCCTCGCCACCTACAAGGTCGGCTGA
- a CDS encoding VOC family protein has product MAISFNHTIVAARDKRESAEFLTELFGLPDPKPFGHFMVVQLEHGANLDYADAPEGGEIPRQHYAFLVSEEDFDAIYGKISSRGLPHWADPGAKRPGEINHNDGGRGVYFRDPSGHAMEILTRPYGSGS; this is encoded by the coding sequence ATGGCCATCAGTTTCAACCACACGATCGTCGCCGCCCGCGACAAACGCGAGTCCGCGGAATTCCTCACCGAATTGTTCGGTCTGCCCGACCCAAAACCGTTCGGCCACTTCATGGTTGTTCAACTGGAGCACGGCGCCAACCTCGATTATGCGGACGCTCCCGAGGGCGGGGAGATCCCGCGGCAGCACTACGCCTTCCTGGTTTCCGAGGAGGACTTCGACGCCATTTACGGCAAGATCTCCTCGCGTGGCCTGCCGCACTGGGCCGACCCGGGCGCCAAACGGCCCGGCGAGATCAACCACAATGACGGCGGCCGCGGGGTGTACTTCCGCGACCCCTCGGGACATGCGATGGAGATCCTCACCCGGCCGTACGGGTCGGGAAGCTGA